The following proteins are co-located in the Tardibacter chloracetimidivorans genome:
- a CDS encoding acyl-CoA dehydrogenase family protein translates to MFDKLTLSVLPDEDEALRPALREIIAGAVAAIPLDRRARSWQGFDAAFSRLLGEAGYIGLSLPRKFGGAERSPFTRFVVVEELLSAGAPVAAHWMGDRQSGPLIAHYGTDEQRAFYLPRICRGEALFCIGMSEPGSGSDLANVRTRAARGDDGSWLLNGQKIWTTNAMHSDYMIALVRTSGTSADRQSGLSQLIVDLKSPGITIRPIVDLTGDAHFAEVFFEDVHLPPEALIGEEGQGWKQVTAELAFERSGPERIYSSVVLIDAWTRHLRAVGRLDTATLRLLGSLTAQLAVLREMSIAVTARLVAGESPIVEASLVKDLGTEFEQAVPQLIGDDLGAHPDEPTDNVLYRTLLYLTHVAPSFSLRGGTREVLRGIIARGLGLR, encoded by the coding sequence TTGTTCGATAAACTCACTCTCTCCGTTCTTCCGGACGAAGACGAGGCGCTCCGGCCGGCGCTGCGCGAAATCATCGCCGGTGCGGTCGCGGCGATACCGCTCGATCGCCGGGCGCGCTCGTGGCAGGGATTCGACGCCGCATTCAGCCGCCTGCTCGGCGAGGCGGGCTATATCGGCCTTTCGCTGCCCAGGAAGTTCGGCGGCGCGGAACGGAGCCCATTCACCCGCTTCGTAGTGGTCGAGGAGCTGTTGTCCGCCGGCGCGCCCGTCGCGGCGCACTGGATGGGCGACCGCCAGAGCGGCCCCCTGATCGCGCATTATGGAACGGACGAGCAGCGTGCATTCTATCTCCCCCGGATCTGTCGAGGGGAGGCGCTGTTCTGCATCGGCATGAGCGAGCCGGGCTCCGGCTCCGACCTTGCCAACGTGCGCACGCGCGCGGCGCGCGGTGACGATGGCAGCTGGCTACTCAACGGCCAGAAGATCTGGACCACCAATGCGATGCACAGCGACTATATGATCGCGCTGGTGCGTACGTCCGGGACGAGCGCCGATCGCCAGAGCGGGCTGTCGCAGCTGATCGTCGATCTGAAATCCCCGGGCATCACGATCCGTCCCATCGTCGACCTGACCGGCGACGCGCATTTCGCCGAGGTGTTTTTCGAAGACGTTCACCTGCCTCCCGAGGCGCTGATCGGCGAGGAAGGCCAGGGCTGGAAACAGGTGACGGCCGAGCTCGCCTTCGAACGGAGCGGCCCCGAGCGCATCTATTCCTCCGTCGTCCTGATCGATGCCTGGACCCGGCACCTGCGCGCGGTCGGCCGCCTGGACACGGCGACGCTGCGACTGCTCGGCAGCCTGACGGCGCAGCTCGCCGTGCTGCGTGAGATGTCGATCGCGGTGACCGCACGCCTCGTGGCGGGAGAAAGCCCGATCGTTGAGGCCTCGCTCGTCAAGGATCTCGGAACCGAGTTCGAGCAGGCCGTGCCGCAGCTGATCGGCGACGACCTCGGCGCGCATCCCGATGAGCCCACGGACAATGTGCTCTACCGGACGCTGCTTTACCTGACCCATGTCGCGCCCAGCTTCTCGCTGCGCGGCGGAACACGCGAAGTCCTGCGCGGTATCATCGCTCGCGGACTCGGCCTCAGATAA
- a CDS encoding arylsulfatase has product MKKKSSLRARASRLGWTCCMLSLSTIGRAEIAADPSRPSPPPSSALSAPAAASGGGESFPALPQAPAGAPNVILILTDDEGFGAASAFGGPVPTPNLERLAKAGLSYTRFHTTAMCSPTRASLLTGRNHHAVNMGTLTEFAQGSPGYTSVIPDSAATVARILKGSGYSTAFFGKHHNIPIGQDSPAGPFDKWPTGLGFEYFFGFTSSDTDQWRPTLYRGTNPVPVDKDPRILDERLASDAIGWLHNQKAAAPEKPFLIYFAPGSTHTPHQAPADWIERFRGRFANGWDRVREETLARQKAMGIVPARTRLPAWPADLPRWSQLSAEDRKVQERYMEVYAAMLAFQDEQIGRLLNEVDRMGLAANTMVIWISGDNGADAAAGAAGSLSEKGEIANRHSTLAERVAALDQFGGPEQAINYSAGWALAMNAPFPFYKQIASHLGGTRNGAVISWPAMITGRGIRGQYHHVIDILPTILKAAKVQAPAFVDGVRQQPIDGVAMEYSFNAPTAPDRRTTQYYEMLGNRAIYHDGWLASTTPLKRPWEIGFGPTANENLTARYGWELYDLRSDFSQSKDVAARFPDRLKSMQLLFETEAAKYQVNPLDDRTSASRTAGIHKAYVIARDHYTFWGTGISLAPDLAPQMGNRTFIVDADVVVQPGSTDGVILANGSRLGGWSFYVKDGRPAVMHLFSQLPGDQFVLSSPAPLPTARPSHIRFAFSYLGGGYGKGGDVSISIDGKPVASAPLARSIVVPAGHGETFDIGHDRGVTVTGADVPNSFPGAIDKIEVRLGPVGKAWSASAK; this is encoded by the coding sequence ATGAAGAAGAAATCGAGTTTGCGCGCCCGCGCGTCGCGGCTGGGCTGGACCTGCTGCATGCTGTCCCTGTCCACCATCGGGCGCGCGGAGATCGCCGCCGATCCATCCCGGCCCTCCCCCCCGCCGTCCTCCGCATTGTCGGCGCCTGCCGCGGCGAGCGGCGGTGGCGAATCCTTCCCCGCGCTGCCGCAGGCGCCCGCCGGCGCGCCCAACGTGATCCTGATCCTCACCGACGACGAAGGCTTTGGCGCCGCATCCGCTTTCGGTGGGCCGGTGCCGACGCCGAACCTCGAAAGGCTGGCGAAGGCGGGGCTGAGCTATACGCGCTTCCACACCACCGCCATGTGCTCGCCGACGCGCGCCTCGCTGCTGACCGGGCGCAACCACCACGCCGTCAACATGGGGACGCTGACCGAATTCGCGCAGGGCAGCCCCGGCTACACGTCCGTGATCCCGGACAGCGCGGCGACCGTTGCCCGGATATTGAAAGGCAGCGGCTACAGCACGGCCTTCTTCGGCAAGCACCACAACATCCCGATCGGGCAGGATTCACCAGCAGGTCCGTTCGACAAATGGCCCACCGGGCTGGGCTTCGAATATTTCTTCGGTTTCACCAGTTCGGATACGGACCAGTGGCGCCCGACCCTGTATCGCGGCACCAACCCGGTCCCCGTCGACAAGGACCCGCGAATCCTCGACGAACGACTGGCGAGCGATGCGATCGGCTGGCTCCACAACCAGAAGGCCGCCGCGCCCGAAAAGCCGTTCCTGATCTACTTCGCGCCGGGCTCGACCCATACGCCGCACCAGGCGCCGGCGGATTGGATAGAGCGTTTCCGCGGCCGCTTCGCCAACGGTTGGGACCGGGTCCGCGAAGAAACCCTGGCGCGGCAGAAGGCGATGGGCATCGTCCCGGCCAGGACCAGGCTTCCGGCCTGGCCCGCCGATCTGCCGCGCTGGTCACAGCTCTCTGCCGAGGACCGCAAGGTGCAGGAGCGGTACATGGAAGTCTACGCGGCGATGCTCGCCTTTCAGGACGAGCAGATCGGGCGGCTGCTCAACGAGGTTGACCGCATGGGCCTCGCCGCGAACACGATGGTGATCTGGATTTCCGGCGACAATGGCGCTGACGCCGCCGCCGGAGCGGCGGGCAGCCTGAGCGAGAAAGGCGAGATAGCCAACAGGCATTCCACCCTCGCCGAACGCGTCGCGGCGCTCGATCAGTTCGGCGGGCCGGAACAGGCGATCAATTATAGCGCGGGCTGGGCGCTGGCGATGAACGCGCCATTCCCCTTCTACAAGCAAATCGCCTCCCATCTGGGCGGCACCCGCAACGGCGCGGTCATATCCTGGCCCGCGATGATCACCGGGCGCGGCATCCGGGGCCAGTATCATCACGTCATAGATATCCTGCCGACGATCCTCAAGGCGGCGAAGGTTCAGGCACCGGCATTCGTCGACGGCGTCCGGCAGCAGCCGATCGACGGCGTTGCGATGGAATATAGCTTCAACGCGCCCACCGCGCCGGACAGGCGGACCACGCAATATTATGAGATGCTGGGAAACCGCGCCATCTATCACGACGGCTGGCTGGCGAGCACCACGCCGCTGAAGCGGCCATGGGAGATAGGATTCGGCCCCACCGCGAACGAGAATCTTACGGCGCGATATGGGTGGGAACTCTATGATCTTCGATCGGACTTCAGCCAGAGCAAGGATGTCGCGGCACGCTTCCCCGATCGTTTGAAATCGATGCAGCTGTTGTTCGAAACTGAAGCGGCGAAATATCAGGTCAACCCGCTCGACGATCGAACCAGCGCATCACGCACCGCCGGCATACACAAGGCGTATGTCATAGCCCGCGATCATTATACCTTCTGGGGAACGGGCATCAGCCTGGCGCCCGATCTGGCCCCACAAATGGGGAACCGCACGTTCATCGTGGATGCTGACGTGGTGGTACAGCCCGGCAGCACCGATGGCGTGATCCTGGCCAATGGCAGCCGGCTCGGCGGGTGGAGCTTCTATGTCAAGGATGGGCGGCCCGCCGTCATGCACCTATTCTCGCAGCTTCCCGGCGACCAATTCGTGCTCAGTTCCCCCGCCCCGCTGCCGACAGCACGGCCCAGCCATATCCGCTTCGCCTTTTCCTATCTCGGCGGCGGATATGGCAAGGGCGGTGATGTCAGCATCAGCATCGACGGCAAGCCCGTTGCCTCGGCGCCGCTCGCGCGATCGATCGTGGTGCCGGCCGGCCACGGGGAGACGTTCGACATCGGACATGACCGTGGGGTGACCGTTACCGGGGCGGACGTCCCGAACAGTTTCCCGGGCGCGATCGACAAGATCGAGGTCCGCCTGGGCCCGGTCGGCAAGGCCTGGTCGGCAAGCGCGAAATAA
- a CDS encoding formylglycine-generating enzyme family protein: MVHLSGGTFSMGSNRFYPEEAPARPIRVDGFWIDRAPVTNREYLRFVQATGHVTLAEIAPDPADYPMMPAEMAQAGSLLFQRPAGAVDLRDFRQWWSFCAGTDWRHPWGPGSGIEDLADHPVVHVAYQDAEAYAAWCGKALPSEAEWEFAARGGLDDADYAWGDSLAPEGRMLANYWQGEFPCVNDLLDGWERTSPVGSFPPNGYGLEDMIGNVWEWTSDWWSIPRPARKRFKGACCVPSNPRGGKRSDSIERGGDAPRIARKVIKGGSHLCAANYCRRYRPAARHPQAIDSSTCHIGFRCVIRESR; this comes from the coding sequence ATGGTGCATCTGAGCGGCGGCACATTCTCGATGGGATCGAACCGCTTCTATCCCGAGGAAGCGCCCGCGCGGCCGATCCGGGTGGACGGATTCTGGATTGATCGCGCGCCCGTCACCAACCGCGAATATCTGCGCTTCGTGCAAGCGACCGGACATGTGACCCTTGCCGAGATTGCGCCCGATCCGGCGGACTATCCGATGATGCCGGCCGAGATGGCGCAGGCAGGCTCGCTGCTGTTCCAGCGCCCGGCCGGCGCGGTCGACCTGCGCGACTTCCGCCAATGGTGGAGCTTTTGCGCCGGCACCGATTGGAGGCACCCCTGGGGACCGGGAAGCGGGATCGAAGACCTGGCGGACCATCCGGTCGTCCACGTCGCCTATCAGGATGCCGAAGCCTATGCGGCGTGGTGCGGCAAGGCGCTTCCGAGCGAGGCGGAGTGGGAGTTTGCCGCGCGCGGCGGCCTCGACGATGCCGACTATGCCTGGGGCGATTCGCTTGCACCGGAAGGCCGGATGCTGGCGAATTACTGGCAGGGCGAATTCCCCTGCGTCAACGATCTGCTGGATGGATGGGAACGAACGTCACCGGTCGGCAGCTTCCCGCCCAACGGCTACGGCCTCGAAGACATGATCGGCAACGTCTGGGAGTGGACATCCGATTGGTGGTCGATCCCCCGGCCGGCGAGGAAACGCTTCAAGGGCGCCTGCTGCGTTCCGAGCAATCCGCGCGGGGGCAAGCGAAGCGACAGCATCGAGCGCGGCGGCGATGCGCCGAGGATCGCGCGGAAGGTGATCAAGGGCGGCTCGCATCTCTGCGCCGCCAACTATTGCCGGCGCTACCGCCCCGCCGCACGGCATCCGCAGGCGATTGACAGTTCAACCTGCCATATCGGGTTTCGCTGCGTCATCCGCGAAAGCCGCTAA
- a CDS encoding acyl-CoA dehydrogenase family protein: MMDMNELIEPFARLVEDICTPAAVRRIEEGGETGAMWSAFVDSGFLDALVPEDAGGAGLSALEAAPLISLLGRHCVPLPVGDTMVARALLAKAGREIPAGPIAIATGTGVTPFARTAAFLVTGSPEAPTAVAAAATQTGVHHDLDGYADVADSEGLRPTSAVVRALLIAGAAGRVLEMTVAYANDRVQFGKPIGRQQAVQQQLAILAEQVIAARIAAAIGVRSGFPARLLDAAIAKHGTSIAAARSAAIAHAMHGAIGISEEYDLQLLTRRLHGWRLADGSESYWAAVLGGARLASTADTSVEFIRAA, encoded by the coding sequence ATGATGGACATGAACGAATTGATCGAACCCTTCGCCCGGTTGGTCGAAGACATCTGCACCCCCGCCGCCGTGCGCAGGATCGAGGAAGGTGGCGAAACCGGCGCGATGTGGAGCGCCTTCGTCGATTCCGGTTTCCTCGACGCGCTCGTCCCCGAGGACGCCGGCGGCGCGGGGCTCTCGGCCCTCGAAGCGGCGCCGCTGATCTCGCTGCTGGGGCGCCACTGCGTGCCGCTGCCCGTGGGCGACACGATGGTGGCGCGCGCTTTGCTCGCCAAGGCGGGGCGCGAAATCCCCGCCGGGCCGATCGCGATCGCGACGGGCACCGGTGTCACGCCCTTCGCGCGTACGGCGGCGTTCTTGGTTACCGGCTCACCGGAGGCGCCGACGGCTGTCGCTGCGGCGGCCACGCAGACGGGCGTCCATCACGACCTCGATGGCTATGCGGACGTGGCGGACAGCGAAGGCCTGCGTCCCACCAGCGCGGTGGTGCGTGCGCTGCTGATCGCCGGAGCCGCCGGGCGGGTGCTGGAGATGACCGTCGCCTATGCGAATGATCGCGTGCAGTTCGGCAAGCCGATCGGCCGGCAGCAGGCGGTGCAGCAGCAGCTCGCGATACTTGCGGAGCAGGTGATCGCGGCACGCATCGCGGCAGCGATCGGGGTGCGCTCCGGGTTTCCCGCGCGGCTGCTCGACGCCGCGATCGCGAAGCACGGCACCAGCATCGCGGCCGCGCGGAGTGCCGCGATCGCCCATGCGATGCACGGCGCGATCGGCATCAGCGAGGAATATGATCTCCAGCTCCTCACGCGCCGCCTGCACGGCTGGCGCCTGGCGGACGGATCAGAAAGCTATTGGGCAGCGGTGCTTGGCGGCGCGCGGCTTGCATCGACGGCCGACACGAGCGTGGAATTTATCCGGGCCGCCTGA
- a CDS encoding N-acyl-D-amino-acid deacylase family protein translates to MYDIKIVGGTVIDGTGAEARSASVAIKDGRIVEVGACDGGAREIIDAAGRVVSPGFIDVHTHYDAQSFWDATYSPSCYHGVTTILGGFCGFSIAPLSPSAGEYLCSMLARVEGMPLQTLQSAVPWDWQSFGDFLGRLDGKVGLNAGFYCGHSAIRRVVMGERAVGEEATPEEIGEMKALLASSLEQGALGFSTTISPSHNDGDGNPVPSRWASRTELLELASVVRDYEGTGLELLPDLAIPDGTRELMTDFSLAGQRPVNWNVLTVTGTTQIDEQRLEKHLGLSDFARSKGAEVVALAAPCTPNVYINLHGGVLFDMNPGLWQTIFRVPFDERVEMFKDPEVRRQLAEEAASVPADAPMITIARLARMRIASVINPENEKYVDQFVGDIATEQGREVIDVMLDIALADGLKTTFAPEIGGEDPETYKVRGKVWLDDRTLIGASDAGAHMDMIDTFAFSTIILQRAVREYGVLSLVEAVHQMTKVPADFMGLKDRGVLAPGLCADVVVFDPETVGCGPVYMRGDVPGDAERLYADAVGVGEVIVNGVTIVRGGEHTGARPGKVLRRESDTFTNLIAAARPA, encoded by the coding sequence ATGTACGACATCAAGATTGTTGGCGGCACGGTGATCGATGGAACAGGCGCGGAGGCGCGATCTGCTTCCGTGGCGATCAAGGACGGCCGCATCGTGGAGGTCGGCGCTTGCGATGGCGGCGCGCGGGAGATCATCGATGCGGCGGGCCGTGTCGTGTCCCCCGGCTTCATCGACGTGCACACCCATTATGACGCCCAGTCATTCTGGGATGCCACCTACAGCCCCTCCTGCTATCATGGCGTGACCACCATATTGGGCGGGTTCTGCGGGTTCAGTATCGCGCCGCTTTCGCCGTCCGCTGGCGAATATCTCTGTTCGATGCTGGCGCGGGTGGAGGGCATGCCGCTCCAGACGCTGCAATCGGCCGTGCCTTGGGATTGGCAGAGCTTCGGCGATTTCCTCGGCCGGCTGGATGGCAAGGTAGGCTTGAACGCCGGCTTCTATTGCGGCCACTCCGCGATCCGGCGCGTGGTGATGGGCGAACGCGCGGTCGGCGAGGAAGCCACTCCCGAGGAAATCGGGGAGATGAAGGCGCTGCTGGCCTCGAGCCTGGAACAGGGCGCGCTGGGATTTTCGACCACGATCTCCCCCAGCCACAATGATGGCGACGGCAACCCCGTCCCCTCCCGCTGGGCCTCGCGCACGGAGCTGCTGGAGCTGGCGTCTGTCGTGCGCGATTACGAGGGAACGGGGCTGGAGTTGCTGCCTGATCTCGCCATCCCCGATGGCACACGGGAGCTGATGACCGATTTCTCGCTCGCTGGGCAGCGCCCGGTCAACTGGAACGTGCTGACGGTCACGGGCACCACCCAGATCGACGAACAGCGGCTCGAGAAACATTTGGGCCTGTCCGATTTCGCACGATCGAAGGGAGCCGAGGTCGTCGCCCTCGCCGCGCCTTGCACCCCCAATGTCTATATCAATCTGCATGGCGGCGTTCTGTTCGATATGAACCCCGGCCTTTGGCAGACGATCTTCCGCGTTCCGTTCGATGAGCGGGTCGAGATGTTCAAGGACCCCGAAGTGCGCCGTCAGCTCGCCGAGGAAGCGGCGTCGGTCCCCGCCGATGCGCCGATGATCACCATAGCGCGGCTTGCGCGGATGAGGATTGCCAGCGTCATCAACCCCGAAAATGAAAAATATGTCGATCAATTCGTCGGCGACATCGCGACAGAACAGGGCCGCGAAGTGATCGACGTGATGCTCGACATCGCTCTTGCCGACGGTCTGAAAACCACCTTCGCCCCGGAAATCGGGGGCGAGGATCCCGAGACCTACAAGGTCCGCGGCAAAGTGTGGCTCGATGACAGGACGCTGATCGGTGCATCCGATGCCGGGGCGCATATGGACATGATCGATACCTTCGCATTCTCGACGATCATCCTCCAGCGTGCGGTGCGCGAATATGGCGTGCTAAGCCTCGTTGAAGCGGTGCACCAGATGACTAAAGTCCCGGCGGACTTCATGGGATTGAAGGACCGCGGCGTGCTTGCGCCCGGCCTGTGCGCCGATGTCGTGGTGTTCGACCCCGAGACGGTGGGCTGCGGTCCGGTCTATATGCGCGGCGACGTACCTGGCGACGCCGAGCGTCTCTACGCCGATGCGGTCGGTGTGGGCGAGGTGATCGTCAACGGAGTCACCATCGTCCGTGGTGGCGAACACACGGGCGCCCGGCCCGGCAAGGTGCTGCGCCGCGAAAGCGATACGTTCACCAACCTGATCGCGGCGGCCCGCCCGGCCTGA
- a CDS encoding aromatic ring-hydroxylating oxygenase subunit alpha, with protein sequence MDLSGLPFSNRPVGWFQIGWSGEFAPGTAHPLRYFGHDLVAFRTLVGELSVLDGHCPHLGAHLGYGGKVKGDCVACPYHGWEWDTEGRNARIPYQDSPMKMSLRKWPVREQHGCVFMWHDPTGAPPRWALPHVFESYPALPGREEDYYPPYGNSTARFDRESVHTQVTMENGVDSVHFRHTHNAPVDPVLEDWVIRDAELHTRVGFLSPATGNVALTLHNITAGVGLSFSAFEGSYHYRLVFAGTPVDDDTTDYHYTIWYPREPGDTGSIMPPDLRQRIKSQFLYTLEEDMLIWRTQAYVPRPTYAKQDIKPYTAMRKWQKNFYNLPPLNQNSA encoded by the coding sequence ATGGATCTGTCTGGCTTACCCTTTTCCAACAGGCCCGTTGGCTGGTTCCAGATCGGGTGGAGCGGCGAGTTCGCGCCCGGCACGGCGCATCCGCTGCGCTATTTCGGCCATGATCTGGTGGCGTTCCGCACGCTCGTGGGCGAGCTGTCGGTGCTCGACGGCCACTGCCCGCATCTCGGCGCCCATCTCGGCTATGGCGGCAAGGTCAAGGGCGATTGCGTGGCATGCCCCTATCATGGCTGGGAATGGGATACGGAGGGCCGCAACGCGCGCATCCCCTATCAGGACAGCCCGATGAAGATGTCGCTGCGCAAGTGGCCGGTGCGCGAACAGCATGGCTGCGTGTTCATGTGGCACGATCCCACGGGCGCGCCGCCGCGCTGGGCGCTGCCGCACGTGTTTGAAAGCTATCCCGCGCTGCCGGGGCGGGAGGAGGATTATTACCCGCCCTACGGCAACAGCACCGCGCGCTTCGACAGGGAGTCCGTCCACACCCAGGTGACGATGGAGAACGGGGTCGATTCGGTGCACTTCCGCCACACCCATAACGCCCCCGTCGATCCCGTGCTCGAGGACTGGGTGATCCGCGACGCCGAACTCCACACCCGCGTCGGGTTCCTCTCGCCCGCCACCGGCAACGTCGCGCTCACGCTCCACAACATCACCGCGGGCGTCGGCCTGTCCTTCAGCGCCTTCGAAGGCAGCTACCATTATCGCCTCGTCTTCGCCGGAACGCCCGTCGACGACGACACCACCGATTATCACTACACCATCTGGTACCCGCGCGAGCCCGGCGACACCGGCAGCATCATGCCGCCGGACCTGCGCCAGCGCATCAAGTCCCAGTTCCTGTACACGCTCGAAGAGGACATGCTCATCTGGCGCACCCAGGCCTATGTCCCAAGGCCAACCTACGCAAAACAGGACATCAAACCCTATACCGCCATGCGGAAATGGCAGAAAAACTTCTACAACCTGCCACCGCTCAACCAAAACTCAGCTTGA
- a CDS encoding MFS transporter gives MVEIASSNISGGARRQPYSAWRQWGMVALLSLIGAVSLIDRSIILVMIPEIKADLGISDAQFGLIQGLSFGVAYTCFALISGMLVDRSPRHLLLSLSLAVWTLAAAACGLAQSFAQLLLSRVVVGVGESTASPAAQSIIGDLFAKERLAAPVSVYMSMGAISTGISVALGGWLLNLFTVNPHLLVGGLVPWRQVLIVSALPGLALMLVILMVREPRRTVVDGGGAKPPSWAAYGAFVRECRPAFWGLVAGYALCGLAAYGALAWGPTYARRVLGMSPQQVGESLGLIFGVGTPLFTILLGTLADFRVRAGHYDFPLKLMMIVLAIALPLGVAGFLIKSVPLYYVAMFALQCGIVGAVGQLLAALQMISPPNMRGRSGAVTLIASSVGAYAGGSFIIGFLTDYLYQDDQAVGYSIATVVAVAAPVAIIFLQWSRRSFVRRLESLRQLDKATLAG, from the coding sequence GTGGTTGAGATCGCCAGTAGCAATATCTCGGGCGGTGCGCGACGGCAGCCCTACAGCGCGTGGAGGCAATGGGGCATGGTGGCCCTGCTCTCCCTGATCGGCGCGGTATCGCTGATCGACCGCAGCATCATCCTGGTGATGATCCCGGAAATTAAGGCGGATCTGGGGATCAGCGACGCGCAGTTCGGCCTGATACAGGGCCTGAGCTTCGGCGTGGCATATACCTGCTTCGCCCTGATTTCCGGAATGCTGGTCGATCGGTCTCCCCGGCATCTGCTGCTGTCGCTCAGCCTTGCCGTGTGGACGTTGGCGGCAGCCGCCTGCGGGCTGGCGCAGAGCTTCGCACAGCTTCTTCTCAGCCGTGTGGTCGTGGGCGTGGGGGAATCGACGGCGTCGCCTGCAGCGCAGTCGATCATCGGTGACCTGTTCGCGAAGGAACGGCTCGCGGCGCCCGTTTCGGTTTACATGAGCATGGGCGCGATCTCCACCGGGATCTCCGTGGCGCTGGGCGGCTGGCTGCTGAACCTTTTCACCGTCAATCCGCATCTCCTCGTCGGCGGATTGGTGCCGTGGCGCCAGGTGCTGATCGTTTCCGCCTTGCCGGGTCTCGCCCTGATGCTCGTCATCCTGATGGTGCGGGAGCCGCGCAGGACGGTGGTCGACGGTGGCGGCGCCAAGCCGCCCAGCTGGGCGGCTTATGGCGCGTTCGTGCGGGAGTGCCGTCCCGCGTTCTGGGGGCTGGTGGCCGGATATGCGCTGTGCGGGCTCGCTGCCTACGGGGCGCTCGCGTGGGGCCCGACCTACGCGCGCCGGGTGCTCGGCATGTCACCGCAGCAGGTGGGCGAATCGCTGGGGCTGATTTTCGGCGTGGGCACGCCGCTGTTCACGATCCTGCTGGGGACATTGGCGGATTTCCGGGTTCGGGCGGGCCATTATGATTTTCCGCTGAAGCTGATGATGATCGTGCTGGCGATCGCGCTGCCGCTTGGCGTCGCCGGGTTCCTGATCAAGAGCGTGCCGCTTTATTACGTCGCGATGTTCGCCCTCCAATGCGGCATCGTCGGCGCGGTCGGGCAGCTTCTGGCCGCGTTGCAGATGATATCGCCGCCGAACATGCGGGGCCGATCGGGTGCGGTCACGCTGATCGCTTCGAGCGTCGGGGCCTATGCGGGCGGCAGCTTCATCATCGGCTTCCTGACCGATTATCTCTATCAGGACGATCAGGCGGTCGGCTACTCGATCGCGACCGTGGTGGCGGTGGCGGCGCCAGTGGCGATAATCTTCCTGCAGTGGTCGCGCCGATCTTTCGTCCGCCGCCTTGAATCGCTTCGTCAGCTGGACAAGGCGACCCTGGCGGGGTGA